In a genomic window of Tamandua tetradactyla isolate mTamTet1 chromosome 17, mTamTet1.pri, whole genome shotgun sequence:
- the SERTAD2 gene encoding SERTA domain-containing protein 2, protein MLGKGEKRKFDEYEDGLEGKILSPYDGPSKVSYTLQRQTIFNISLMKLYNHRPLTEPSLQKTVLINNMLRRIQEELKQEGSLRPVFAPSSVPSDPLSHSYREAQPAFSHTASPPAHPCDFDLGSTTPLEACLTPASLLEEDDHDTFCTSQAVQAAAPTKPSSPALPPEKDSFSSALDEIEELCPTSTSTEATVAAADSSRGNPSESSVQKPEGLPEGRTDDSKLMDTLPGNFEITTSTGFLTDLTLDDILFADIDTSMYDFDPCTSTSGTASKMAPVSADDLLKTLAPYSSQPVAPSQPFKMDLTELDHIMEVLVGS, encoded by the coding sequence ATGTTGGGTAAAGGAGAAAAACGGAAGTTTGATGAGTATGAAGATGGGCTGGAAGGCAAAATCCTGTCTCCCTATGACGGTCCATCTAAGGTGTCCTACACCTTACAGCGCCAGACTATCTTCAACATTTCCCTTATGAAGCTCTATAACCACAGGCCCCTGACGGAGCCCAGCCTGCAGAAGACTGTCTTAATTAACAACATGTTGAGGCGGATCCAGGAGGAACTCAAACAGGAAGGCAGCCTGAGGCCGGTGTTTGCCCCCTCCTCTGTGCCCTCCGACCCCCTGAGCCACAGCTACCGGGAGGCCCAGCCCGCCTTCAGCCACACCGCGTCCCCACCCGCCCACCCCTGTGACTTCGACCTCGGAAGCACTACACCCCTGGAGGCCTGTCTCACCCCGGCCTCCCTGCTGGAGGAGGATGACCACGACACTTTTTGCACTTCCCAGGCCGTGCAGGCTGCGGCTCCTACCAAACCCTCTTCTCCAGCCCTCCCACCAGAAAAGGACAGTTTCTCCTCTGCCTTGGACGAGATTGAGGAGCTCTGTCCCACATCTACCTCCACAGAGGCCACAGTAGCAGCAGCTGACAGCTCAAGAGGGAACCCCAGTGAGTCCAGCGTCCAGAAACCTGAGGGACTCCCAGAGGGCCGCACGGATGACTCGAAGCTCATGGACACTCTGCCTGGGAACTTCGAAATCACCACGTCCACGGGTTTTCTGACAGACTTGACTCTGGATGACATCCTGTTTGCTGACATTGACACATCGATGTATGATTTCGACCCCTGCACGTCCACGTCAGGGACAGCCTCGAAAATGGCCCCGGTGTCGGCTGATGACCTCCTCAAGACTCTAGCTCCATACAGCAGCCAGCCTGTCGCCCCGAGCCAGCCTTTCAAAATGGACCTCACAGAGCTGGACCACATCATGGAGGTGCTCGTGGGGTCCTAA